In the genome of Calothrix sp. PCC 6303, the window CAATTTCTACTTCGTAACTCACAAACCTAGTTCCCTTTTGAGTTCACCCAAGGAAATCGTACCAACTTCTTGTGCTTCTTTTAATGCAGCTTTGGCATCTTCTAAATCTTCTTTATCTTCTTTAGCTTTCAAAAATAGCAAAAAGTCCAATACCTCACATATAATTTCTTCTGGTACGTTTTCTATCTCTTCAATTATTTTTTGTTTGGCATTCATAAATTCGCCTTCAT includes:
- a CDS encoding DUF2281 domain-containing protein; amino-acid sequence: MNAKQKIIEEIENVPEEIICEVLDFLLFLKAKEDKEDLEDAKAALKEAQEVGTISLGELKRELGL